The following proteins are encoded in a genomic region of Tenacibaculum sp. 190524A05c:
- a CDS encoding HDIG domain-containing metalloprotein: MKKLISYLYRNNSIVYKVLLFLSTAFAIVYFFPKGGKFRYDFSQGKPWQYDNLYAPFDFAIEKSEKEVSDEITQITSSSKQYFLFDNTKVDEIKSEFTQKLESLKVSDSLSSQDIRKLKKSGNQLINDIYRYGFIDDVSKNKLNKNSIVVLRKGEVIEEISYQKLVQSRDILTKINDKFVDYEKSYGKDYIFEVLSEIIQPNVSFDAKFTQKELDEILNDISYTKGMVSKDALIIQKGDIVEGENLNVLNSFKEASKSLIWTKSNYNWLVLGYTLLVSLALLMLLLFLDRYRKEIYLDNSKVTFIFSNVLLMIFAQTLMVKYNPDFLYVIPLSILPIVLKAFFDARLGLFTHVLTVLLLGFIVPNSFEFIYLHIIAGIVTILSVTELYKRASLFISIAQITLIYMVTYFAFSIIKEGNISNIKWEYFGLFAVNGLLSFLAVFFIYFYEKIFGLVSDVTLLELSNTNSKLLRELNEKAPGTFQHSMQVANLAEAAANEIGANSMLVRTGALYHDIGKMKNPKFFTENQITGVNPHNDLAPRDSAKIILDHVIDGIEIAKKNNIPDRIIDFIRTHHGTSLVYYFYKKEKDKNPNMEVEEKKFRYQGPIPFSKETAILMICDAAEAASKSLQNPSAQSIDELIDKIVEGQKGNNQFINSNITFREIEKIKKVIKGKLMNIYHLRIEYPE, from the coding sequence ATGAAGAAATTAATAAGTTATTTGTATCGAAATAACTCTATAGTTTACAAGGTTTTACTGTTTTTGAGTACTGCGTTTGCAATCGTGTATTTCTTTCCAAAAGGAGGGAAGTTTAGATATGATTTCTCGCAGGGTAAACCTTGGCAGTACGATAATTTATATGCACCTTTTGATTTTGCTATTGAAAAGTCTGAAAAAGAGGTGTCTGATGAAATTACACAAATCACTTCTTCATCAAAACAATACTTTTTATTTGACAATACTAAAGTTGACGAAATAAAAAGTGAATTCACTCAAAAATTAGAGAGTTTAAAGGTTTCTGATAGCTTGTCTTCACAAGATATTAGAAAGCTTAAAAAAAGTGGAAATCAATTGATAAACGATATTTATAGATATGGTTTTATTGATGATGTTTCTAAGAATAAACTGAATAAAAATTCAATTGTTGTTCTAAGGAAAGGAGAGGTAATAGAAGAGATTTCTTATCAAAAGTTAGTGCAATCCAGGGATATTTTAACAAAGATCAATGATAAATTTGTTGATTATGAAAAGTCATATGGCAAAGATTACATTTTCGAAGTATTGTCTGAAATAATTCAGCCAAACGTAAGTTTTGATGCAAAGTTTACTCAGAAAGAGTTGGATGAAATTTTAAATGATATATCCTATACTAAAGGAATGGTTTCTAAAGATGCTTTAATCATACAAAAAGGTGATATTGTTGAAGGAGAAAACCTAAATGTATTAAACTCGTTTAAAGAGGCTTCAAAATCATTGATATGGACAAAATCTAACTATAATTGGCTTGTTTTAGGATACACGTTATTGGTTTCGTTGGCACTGTTAATGCTGTTGCTGTTTTTAGATCGATACAGAAAAGAAATATATTTAGATAATAGTAAAGTCACCTTTATATTTTCTAACGTTCTGCTAATGATATTTGCACAAACCTTAATGGTGAAATATAATCCGGATTTCTTGTATGTAATTCCGTTGAGTATTTTGCCGATTGTATTAAAAGCATTTTTTGATGCCAGATTAGGTTTGTTTACTCATGTTTTAACTGTTTTGTTACTTGGATTTATTGTTCCGAATAGTTTTGAATTCATTTATTTACACATAATAGCAGGAATCGTTACAATTTTATCAGTTACGGAGCTATATAAAAGAGCTAGTTTATTCATTTCCATTGCACAGATTACGTTAATTTATATGGTAACATATTTTGCTTTCTCTATTATCAAAGAAGGAAACATAAGTAATATAAAATGGGAGTATTTCGGTTTGTTTGCTGTGAATGGATTGTTATCCTTTTTGGCAGTATTCTTTATTTACTTCTATGAGAAAATATTTGGTTTGGTTTCGGATGTAACTCTATTGGAATTATCAAACACGAATTCTAAACTACTTAGAGAGTTAAATGAAAAAGCTCCAGGAACATTTCAGCATTCAATGCAAGTAGCAAACTTAGCGGAAGCAGCAGCTAATGAAATTGGAGCAAATTCAATGTTGGTTCGCACAGGTGCATTATATCATGATATTGGTAAAATGAAAAATCCTAAATTTTTTACCGAAAATCAAATTACAGGAGTTAATCCTCACAATGATCTTGCGCCTAGAGATAGTGCTAAGATTATTTTGGATCATGTAATAGACGGAATTGAAATTGCTAAGAAGAATAATATTCCAGATAGAATTATTGATTTTATTAGAACACATCACGGAACGAGTTTGGTCTATTATTTCTATAAGAAAGAAAAAGATAAGAATCCTAATATGGAAGTAGAGGAGAAGAAGTTTAGATATCAAGGTCCAATCCCGTTTTCAAAAGAAACAGCAATTTTAATGATTTGTGATGCTGCTGAAGCAGCTTCTAAAAGTTTACAGAATCCATCTGCACAATCAATCGACGAATTAATAGATAAAATTGTTGAAGGACAAAAAGGGAACAATCAGTTCATAAATTCGAATATTACGTTTAGAGAGATAGAAAAAATAAAAAAAGTTATAAAAGGTAAGTTAATGAATATCTACCATTTACGAATTGAATACCCAGAATAG
- a CDS encoding acetyl-CoA C-acyltransferase — translation MKEVVIASVARTPIGSFLGTLSSTPAPKLGAVAIKGALDKINLKPEMVNEVYMGNVVSAGLGQAPARQAAIMAGIPDTVPCTTVNKVCSSGMKSIMLGAQAIALGDADIVVTGGMENMSMIPHYQHARSSTKFGPVKMEDGMQRDGLVDAYEQVAMGVCADECAVEYNFSREDQDAFAIESYNRSAKAWSEGKFADEVVPVEIPQRRGEPIIFSEDEEYKNVKMEKIPALRPAFTKEGTVTAANASTINDGGAALVLMSAEKAEELGIQPLAKIKAYADAAHEPKWFTTAPAKALPKALAKANVAIEDVDYFELNEAFSVVGLANTKILGISGDKVNVNGGAVSLGHPLGVSGARIVIALTSILKQNDAKIGAAGICNGGGGASAMVIERV, via the coding sequence ATGAAAGAAGTAGTAATTGCATCTGTAGCTAGAACTCCTATTGGGAGTTTCTTAGGAACATTATCAAGTACTCCTGCTCCAAAATTAGGTGCAGTGGCTATTAAAGGTGCTCTAGATAAAATCAACTTAAAACCAGAAATGGTTAATGAAGTATACATGGGTAACGTTGTATCTGCTGGTTTAGGACAAGCTCCAGCTCGTCAAGCAGCAATTATGGCAGGAATTCCTGATACAGTTCCTTGTACTACTGTAAATAAAGTATGTTCTTCTGGTATGAAATCAATTATGTTAGGTGCTCAGGCAATTGCTTTAGGAGATGCTGACATTGTGGTTACTGGAGGAATGGAAAACATGAGTATGATACCTCACTACCAACATGCAAGATCTTCTACTAAATTTGGTCCAGTTAAGATGGAAGATGGAATGCAAAGAGACGGATTAGTTGATGCTTACGAACAAGTAGCAATGGGAGTTTGTGCTGATGAATGTGCTGTAGAGTATAATTTCTCAAGAGAAGACCAAGATGCATTTGCAATTGAATCTTATAATAGATCTGCAAAAGCTTGGAGTGAAGGTAAATTTGCTGATGAAGTTGTACCTGTAGAAATTCCACAAAGAAGAGGAGAACCAATTATTTTCTCTGAAGATGAAGAATATAAGAATGTAAAAATGGAAAAAATTCCAGCTTTACGTCCTGCATTTACAAAAGAAGGTACAGTTACAGCAGCTAATGCCTCTACTATTAATGATGGAGGTGCAGCATTAGTTTTAATGTCTGCTGAGAAAGCGGAAGAATTAGGTATCCAACCTTTAGCAAAAATTAAAGCATATGCCGATGCAGCCCACGAACCAAAATGGTTTACTACTGCTCCTGCAAAAGCATTACCAAAGGCATTAGCAAAAGCAAATGTGGCAATTGAAGATGTAGATTATTTCGAATTAAACGAAGCTTTCTCTGTAGTTGGATTAGCCAATACTAAAATTTTAGGTATCTCTGGAGATAAAGTAAACGTTAACGGAGGAGCTGTTTCATTAGGACATCCATTAGGGGTTTCTGGTGCTCGTATAGTTATTGCTTTAACTTCTATTTTAAAGCAAAACGACGCTAAAATTGGAGCTGCTGGAATTTGTAACGGTGGTGGTGGTGCTAGCGCAATGGTTATCGAAAGAGTTTAA
- a CDS encoding C40 family peptidase yields MFGICNLSIVPLRFDASDASEMVSQVIFGEHFEILEKTKKWSKIKLAFDGYEGYIDNKQYQEISDSLYKQLENEEKIYSGELIDFITDSDNNLTTIPIGARLPFYDKNSFKIHETEFKYEGKTSGKKLNKNAIVETAYLFLNSPYLWGGKTPFGIDCSGFTQTVYKLCGYNLLRDAKEQATQGEVLSFIEECEPGDLAFFDNEEGVITHVGIIMNDYNIIHAHGKVRIDKLDHSGIYNIDTQQHSHRLRVIKKMI; encoded by the coding sequence TTGTTCGGAATTTGTAATTTAAGTATTGTTCCTTTACGTTTTGATGCAAGCGATGCTTCAGAAATGGTAAGTCAGGTAATCTTCGGAGAACATTTTGAAATCCTAGAAAAAACCAAAAAATGGAGTAAAATAAAACTCGCTTTTGATGGTTATGAAGGTTATATTGACAATAAACAATATCAAGAAATTTCTGATAGCTTATATAAGCAATTAGAAAATGAGGAAAAAATTTACTCTGGTGAATTAATTGACTTCATTACAGATTCCGACAATAATTTAACTACCATTCCTATTGGTGCCAGATTACCTTTTTACGATAAAAATTCGTTTAAGATTCATGAAACAGAATTTAAATATGAGGGAAAAACTTCTGGTAAAAAGTTAAATAAAAATGCTATTGTAGAGACTGCTTATTTATTTTTGAATTCTCCATATTTGTGGGGAGGCAAAACTCCCTTTGGCATTGATTGTTCTGGTTTTACGCAAACCGTTTATAAACTATGCGGATATAATCTTTTAAGAGACGCTAAAGAGCAAGCAACTCAAGGAGAAGTCTTAAGTTTTATTGAAGAGTGTGAACCGGGTGATTTAGCCTTTTTTGATAATGAAGAAGGTGTTATTACGCACGTTGGTATCATTATGAATGATTATAATATTATTCATGCACATGGTAAGGTACGTATTGATAAACTAGATCACAGCGGTATTTACAATATCGATACACAACAACATAGTCATCGCTTAAGAGTTATTAAAAAGATGATATAA
- a CDS encoding tetratricopeptide repeat protein produces MRKQVLAISLGLLTLGAFAQKKELRSIEKALKNNDFTGALTIVNSLDGSIESADDKYKAKYYFLKGQAFAGKKEYQKAADSFNQLFDFEKKIGKERYSAEARPKLDKLIQSVSERAINLYNKEKNFGEASKYFYLTYKLSPRDTAFAYNAAVSATQAKDYDGAINYYKELLSIGYTGKEVQYFAVNKSTGKEENLGSKTQRDLMVKSGKYSNPSQKTTEGKTASIMKNFALLLKEQGKTDEAIAAISEARKANKNDLNLILNEAQLYIELGKMDKFGELMNEAVALDPNNPTLYYNLGVVNFNQGRAEDAAKYYKKAIELKPDYADAYMNLSVVILDKEKAIVEEMNKNLSNFKKYDELALKQKGVYQEALPYLEKADSLNRSIDTVKSLMSIYEVLEMEAKAKEFRDLYKSMR; encoded by the coding sequence ATGAGAAAACAAGTTTTAGCAATTTCTTTAGGTTTACTAACATTGGGAGCTTTTGCCCAAAAGAAAGAGCTTAGATCTATTGAAAAAGCACTAAAGAATAATGATTTTACTGGAGCTTTAACAATTGTAAATTCACTTGATGGTTCAATTGAAAGCGCTGATGATAAGTATAAAGCTAAATATTACTTTTTAAAAGGACAGGCTTTTGCAGGTAAGAAAGAATATCAAAAAGCAGCTGATTCTTTCAATCAATTATTTGATTTCGAAAAGAAAATTGGTAAGGAGCGTTACTCAGCTGAGGCTAGACCGAAATTAGATAAGTTAATTCAGTCTGTTTCAGAAAGAGCAATTAACTTATATAATAAAGAAAAGAATTTTGGGGAAGCTTCTAAGTATTTCTATTTAACGTATAAGTTAAGTCCAAGAGATACGGCTTTTGCTTATAATGCTGCAGTAAGTGCAACTCAAGCGAAAGATTATGATGGAGCAATTAACTATTATAAAGAGTTACTTTCTATCGGTTATACTGGTAAAGAAGTTCAATATTTTGCTGTAAATAAATCTACTGGTAAAGAGGAGAACTTAGGAAGTAAAACTCAAAGAGATTTAATGGTTAAATCTGGGAAATATTCTAACCCTAGTCAAAAAACTACTGAGGGAAAAACAGCTTCAATTATGAAGAACTTCGCTTTACTTTTAAAAGAACAAGGGAAGACTGATGAAGCTATTGCTGCAATTTCTGAAGCTAGAAAAGCGAATAAGAATGACTTAAACTTAATCTTAAACGAAGCTCAATTATATATCGAGTTAGGTAAAATGGATAAGTTTGGAGAGTTAATGAATGAGGCAGTTGCTTTAGATCCTAACAACCCAACTTTATACTACAATTTAGGAGTTGTAAACTTTAATCAAGGTAGAGCCGAAGATGCAGCTAAGTACTACAAAAAGGCAATTGAGTTAAAGCCTGATTATGCAGATGCTTACATGAACTTATCAGTTGTTATCTTGGATAAAGAAAAAGCAATTGTAGAGGAAATGAATAAGAACTTATCTAACTTTAAGAAGTATGATGAGTTAGCTCTTAAACAAAAAGGAGTATATCAAGAAGCTTTACCATATTTGGAGAAAGCGGATAGTTTAAATAGAAGTATTGATACAGTTAAGTCTTTAATGAGTATCTACGAAGTTTTAGAAATGGAAGCAAAGGCTAAAGAATTCAGAGATTTATATAAGTCAATGAGATAA
- the gyrA gene encoding DNA gyrase subunit A has translation MADGEKLIPINIEEQMKSAYIDYSMSVIVSRALPDVRDGLKPVHRRVLYGMHELGIKATGSYKKSARVVGEVLGKYHPHGDTSVYDSMVRMAQNWSMRYMMIDGQGNFGSVDGDSPAAMRYTEVRMQKISEEMLSDIEKDTVDHKLNFDDTLQEPTVLPTRIPNLLVNGASGIAVGMATNMAPHNLTEVVNGTIAYIDNRDIEIDELMQHIKAPDFPTGGIIYGYDGVRDAFHTGRGRIVMRAKATIEEVKGRECIIVTEIPYQVNKAEMIKKTADLVNDKKLEGIASIRDESDRKGMRIVYVLKRDAIPNIVLNKLFKYTQLQTSFSVNNIALVKGRPQQLNLKELIHYFVEHRHEVIVRRTEYELRKAEARAHILEGLIIASDNIDEVISIIRGSANADEARESLMKRFELTEIQAKAIVEMRLRQLTGLEQDKLRAEYDEIVKTIADLKDILSNESRRYQIIKDELTLVRDKYGDERRSVIEYAGGDMKIEDMIPNTKVVVTISHAGYVKRTNLDEYKVQNRGGRGQKGVTTRNEDFLEHLFVGTNHQHMLFFTQKGKVFWMRVFEIPEGGKNTKGRAIQNLINIEQDDKVKAFLVTDDLKDEEYINNHYVIMATKKGKVKKTPLEQYSRPRANGINAITIKDGDELLEAKLTTGDSQVMLALRSGKAIRFEEEKTRPMGRTASGVRGITLQHEDDEVIGMVSVNDMESNILVVSEKGYGKRSKLEDYRITNRGGKGVKTLNISEKTGNLVAIKNVDDSNDLMIINKSGITIRMAVEDLRVMGRATQGVKLINIKNNDSIAAVAKVMHEEEEENGTEIENETSVN, from the coding sequence ATGGCAGACGGGGAAAAGTTAATTCCAATTAATATTGAGGAACAAATGAAATCTGCTTACATTGATTATTCAATGTCAGTAATTGTTTCTAGAGCATTACCAGATGTAAGAGATGGTTTAAAACCAGTTCATAGAAGAGTTTTATATGGTATGCACGAATTAGGAATAAAAGCAACAGGATCATATAAAAAATCTGCGAGAGTAGTTGGAGAAGTTTTAGGAAAGTATCATCCACATGGAGATACTTCAGTTTACGATTCTATGGTGCGTATGGCACAAAACTGGAGTATGCGTTATATGATGATTGACGGACAAGGAAACTTCGGTTCTGTTGATGGAGATAGCCCGGCAGCTATGCGTTATACTGAGGTAAGAATGCAAAAAATATCTGAAGAAATGCTTTCAGATATTGAAAAAGATACAGTTGATCACAAGTTAAATTTTGATGATACATTACAAGAGCCAACAGTACTTCCTACAAGAATTCCAAACTTATTAGTTAATGGAGCTTCAGGTATTGCTGTAGGTATGGCTACTAATATGGCGCCACACAACTTAACTGAGGTTGTTAATGGAACAATTGCATACATAGATAATAGGGATATCGAAATCGATGAGTTAATGCAACATATCAAAGCGCCAGATTTTCCAACAGGTGGTATCATTTATGGATATGATGGTGTAAGAGATGCTTTCCATACAGGTAGAGGGCGTATTGTAATGCGTGCAAAAGCTACAATTGAGGAAGTAAAAGGACGTGAATGTATTATTGTAACTGAAATTCCTTATCAGGTTAACAAGGCAGAAATGATTAAGAAAACTGCTGATTTAGTTAACGATAAGAAGTTAGAAGGAATCGCAAGTATACGTGACGAATCTGATAGAAAAGGAATGCGAATTGTTTATGTATTAAAGCGTGATGCAATTCCTAATATTGTTTTAAATAAACTATTTAAATACACACAATTACAAACTTCTTTTAGTGTAAACAATATTGCCTTAGTAAAAGGTCGTCCACAACAATTAAACTTAAAAGAATTAATTCATTATTTCGTTGAGCATAGACATGAAGTTATTGTTCGAAGAACTGAATATGAGTTAAGAAAAGCTGAGGCGAGAGCTCACATTCTTGAAGGATTAATTATTGCATCAGACAATATTGATGAAGTAATTTCAATCATTAGAGGATCTGCTAATGCAGATGAAGCTAGAGAAAGTTTGATGAAACGATTCGAGCTTACTGAAATTCAAGCTAAAGCCATTGTTGAAATGCGTCTTCGTCAGTTAACAGGTCTGGAGCAAGATAAGTTAAGAGCTGAGTATGATGAAATCGTTAAGACAATTGCAGATCTTAAAGATATTTTATCTAACGAATCAAGAAGATATCAAATTATCAAGGACGAATTAACTTTAGTTCGTGATAAGTATGGAGATGAGCGTCGTTCGGTAATAGAGTATGCTGGAGGTGATATGAAAATTGAAGACATGATACCTAATACTAAGGTTGTTGTTACAATTTCTCACGCAGGATATGTGAAAAGAACAAACTTAGACGAGTATAAGGTTCAAAATAGAGGAGGCAGAGGTCAAAAAGGAGTTACTACACGTAACGAAGATTTCTTAGAACATTTATTTGTTGGAACAAATCACCAGCACATGTTGTTCTTTACTCAGAAAGGAAAAGTATTTTGGATGAGAGTATTTGAAATTCCAGAAGGAGGGAAGAATACAAAAGGTAGAGCAATCCAGAATCTAATCAACATAGAACAGGACGATAAGGTAAAAGCATTCTTAGTTACAGATGATTTAAAAGATGAAGAATACATCAATAATCATTATGTAATTATGGCTACTAAGAAAGGAAAGGTTAAGAAAACTCCTTTAGAGCAGTACTCAAGACCAAGAGCAAATGGTATTAATGCAATTACTATTAAAGATGGAGATGAGCTTTTAGAAGCTAAATTAACTACTGGAGATAGTCAAGTAATGTTAGCATTAAGATCTGGTAAAGCCATTCGTTTCGAAGAGGAGAAAACTAGACCAATGGGAAGAACAGCTTCTGGAGTTAGAGGTATAACCTTACAACACGAAGATGACGAGGTGATTGGTATGGTTTCAGTTAATGATATGGAAAGTAATATTCTTGTAGTTTCTGAGAAAGGATATGGTAAACGATCGAAGTTAGAAGATTACAGAATTACCAATCGTGGAGGAAAAGGTGTGAAAACATTGAATATTTCAGAAAAAACAGGTAATTTGGTGGCCATTAAAAATGTAGATGATTCTAATGATTTAATGATTATTAATAAGTCTGGAATTACAATTAGAATGGCTGTTGAAGACTTACGTGTAATGGGTAGAGCAACTCAAGGTGTAAAGCTTATCAATATTAAAAATAATGATAGTATTGCAGCGGTTGCAAAGGTAATGCATGAAGAGGAAGAAGAAAATGGCACGGAAATTGAAAATGAAACTAGTGTAAATTAA
- a CDS encoding ATP-dependent Clp protease ATP-binding subunit has translation MDENFSPGVRDVITFSKEEALRLGHDFIGTEHLLLGLIRKGDGKAIEILTTFDIDLDLVRNKLEKLNPTSSLLEANQKKNLHLTRQAEKAIKTTFLEAKLYQSDAIDTAHLLLCILRNENDPTTKLLQKYDVDYDQAKALYKELNIEDGSLPINPVAETPDDEFAEEKSGPYGQQQSSQRSKANKKSKTPVLDNFGRDLTALAENGKLDPVVGRLKEIERVSQILSRRKKNNPMLIGEPGVGKSAIAEGLALRIVNRKVSRILFDKRIISLDLASLVAGTKYRGQFEERMKALMNELEKNDDIILFIDEIHTIVGAGGATGSLDASNMLKPALARGEIQCIGATTLDEYRTNIEKDGALERRFQKVMVEPTTVEETVQILHNIKGKYEAHHNVEFTDEAIEACVKLTNRYMTDRFLPDKAIDALDEAGSRIHITNIVVPQQILELESKLEEIRERKTKAVSGQKYEEAAKLRDDEKNLEAALDSAQNQWEEDSKLHRETVTEDNVAEVVSMMTGIPVNRVAEAESNRLAELPSLIEGKVIGQSEAVTKVVKAIQRNRVGLKDPNKPIGSFIFLGSTGVGKTQLAKVLARELFDSDESLIRIDMSEYMEKFAISRLIGAPPGYVGYEEGGQLTEKVRRKPYSVVLLDEIEKAHPDVFNMLLQILDDGHVTDSLGRKIDFRNTVIIMTSNIGVRKLKDFGGGVGFGTQAKKEQQDAHARGIIESALKKSFAPEFLNRIDDVIIFNSLEREDIHKIIDIELKKLLDRIADLGYNLNLTEKAKDYIADKGFDKQYGARPLKRAIQKYIEDALAEEIVSSKLNEGDSIFMDLDDKTNQLTIKIEKGEKPEETRTEIDEE, from the coding sequence ATGGACGAAAATTTTTCACCTGGAGTTAGAGATGTGATTACGTTTAGTAAAGAAGAAGCCTTAAGATTAGGGCACGACTTTATTGGAACGGAGCACCTTTTACTCGGATTAATAAGAAAAGGAGACGGCAAAGCAATAGAAATATTAACCACTTTTGATATAGACTTAGATTTAGTTCGAAATAAATTAGAAAAGTTAAACCCAACTTCTTCTTTATTAGAAGCTAATCAGAAGAAAAATTTACACTTAACTCGTCAAGCCGAGAAAGCAATAAAAACAACTTTCCTAGAAGCTAAGTTATATCAGAGCGATGCTATTGATACCGCTCATTTGTTATTATGCATTTTAAGAAACGAAAATGATCCTACAACAAAACTTTTACAAAAGTATGATGTTGATTATGATCAAGCTAAAGCCTTATATAAAGAATTGAATATTGAAGACGGTAGCCTACCTATTAATCCGGTAGCAGAAACTCCTGATGATGAATTCGCAGAAGAGAAGTCAGGACCATACGGACAACAACAATCTTCGCAAAGAAGCAAAGCTAACAAAAAGTCTAAAACACCTGTTTTAGACAACTTCGGAAGAGACTTGACAGCATTAGCCGAAAACGGAAAGTTAGACCCTGTAGTTGGACGTTTAAAAGAAATTGAGCGTGTTTCTCAAATCTTAAGTCGTAGAAAGAAAAACAATCCAATGCTAATTGGTGAACCTGGAGTTGGTAAATCTGCCATTGCAGAAGGATTAGCACTTCGAATTGTAAACAGAAAAGTTTCAAGAATTCTTTTTGACAAGCGAATTATATCTCTTGACTTAGCTAGTTTAGTAGCTGGAACAAAATATAGAGGACAATTCGAAGAGCGTATGAAAGCGCTTATGAACGAGCTTGAAAAGAATGATGATATTATCTTATTTATTGATGAAATCCATACAATTGTTGGAGCAGGTGGAGCAACTGGATCTTTAGATGCTTCTAACATGTTGAAACCAGCACTAGCCCGTGGTGAGATTCAATGTATTGGAGCTACAACTCTAGATGAATACAGAACTAACATTGAAAAAGACGGAGCTTTAGAACGTCGTTTTCAAAAAGTAATGGTTGAACCAACTACCGTTGAAGAAACTGTACAAATCTTACACAACATTAAAGGTAAATATGAAGCTCACCACAATGTTGAATTTACTGATGAAGCAATTGAAGCTTGTGTAAAATTAACAAACAGATATATGACGGATCGCTTCCTTCCAGACAAAGCTATTGATGCATTGGATGAAGCAGGATCCAGAATTCATATTACAAACATTGTAGTTCCTCAACAAATTTTAGAATTAGAATCTAAACTTGAAGAAATTAGAGAACGTAAAACTAAAGCTGTGAGCGGACAGAAGTATGAAGAAGCAGCTAAATTACGTGATGATGAAAAGAATTTAGAAGCAGCCTTAGATTCTGCTCAAAATCAATGGGAAGAAGATTCTAAGCTGCACAGAGAAACCGTAACTGAAGATAACGTTGCTGAAGTTGTTTCTATGATGACAGGTATTCCTGTAAACAGAGTTGCAGAAGCAGAGAGCAACAGACTAGCAGAATTACCTAGTTTAATCGAAGGAAAAGTTATTGGTCAAAGTGAAGCGGTGACTAAAGTTGTAAAAGCAATTCAACGTAACAGAGTTGGATTAAAAGATCCTAACAAGCCGATTGGATCTTTCATATTCCTAGGATCTACTGGTGTTGGTAAAACACAACTTGCAAAAGTATTAGCTCGAGAATTATTTGATTCAGATGAATCTTTAATTCGAATTGATATGAGTGAGTATATGGAAAAATTCGCAATTTCGAGATTAATTGGAGCACCTCCGGGATATGTTGGATATGAAGAAGGAGGACAATTAACTGAGAAAGTTCGTCGTAAACCTTATTCTGTAGTGCTATTAGATGAGATTGAAAAAGCACATCCAGACGTTTTTAACATGTTATTACAGATTTTGGATGATGGACATGTTACGGATAGTTTAGGAAGAAAAATCGATTTCAGAAATACTGTAATCATAATGACTTCTAATATTGGAGTTCGTAAACTTAAAGATTTTGGTGGCGGTGTTGGTTTTGGAACACAAGCGAAAAAAGAACAACAAGACGCACATGCTAGAGGAATCATTGAAAGTGCATTGAAAAAATCATTCGCTCCAGAATTCTTAAACCGTATTGATGATGTAATTATCTTCAACTCATTAGAGCGTGAGGATATTCACAAAATTATTGATATTGAGCTTAAGAAGTTATTAGATCGAATTGCTGATTTAGGTTATAACTTAAACTTAACTGAAAAAGCAAAAGATTACATTGCCGATAAAGGTTTCGATAAGCAATACGGAGCTCGACCTCTTAAGAGAGCAATTCAAAAATATATTGAGGATGCGCTTGCAGAGGAAATCGTAAGTTCTAAACTAAATGAAGGTGATTCAATATTTATGGATTTAGATGATAAAACAAATCAACTAACCATTAAAATTGAAAAAGGAGAAAAACCTGAAGAAACTAGAACAGAAATCGACGAAGAATAA